Proteins from a single region of Sphingobacteriales bacterium:
- a CDS encoding acetate--CoA ligase family protein, which produces MINPKLIQPSSIVVVGGSENVASPGGKVLKNLIDHHFQGELYVVNPKNDFVQGIKSYRSVEDLPQVDLAVIAIAARFVKDTVKVLAEQKSTGGFIILSAGFSEESHEGAMLEKEIVEIIEKHGGSLVGPNCVGMFNQYHTAIFTTPIPEIDPKGVDFISGSGATAVFIMESAIPKGLKFSSLFSVGNSAQLGVEDFLEFLDESFDPVSSSKVKILYVESISKPQKLLKHAVSLIQKGCRIAAIKAGSSEAGSRAASSHTGAMASPDTAVDALFRKAGIVRCSGRDELATVASIFMHKELKGKNIAIITHAGGPAVMLTDALSNGGLNIPRIEGPKAQALLEKLFPGSSVANPIDFLATGTAEQLGHIIDACEHDFDQIDAMVVIFGSPGLFPVYDVYDVLDEKMKSCKKPIFPVLPSVINVKDEIAHFIAKGRINFPDEVNFGNALCKVVNTLKPFSNDFLPDNIDIQSIREIISRAGNGYLAPDQVQKLLDAAGIPRAGESVVSTVEEAVKEAEKTGFPIVMKVIGPVHKSDVGGVVLGVKDTETVRKEFERMMKIPETTAILIQPMLSGIELFAGAKREDQFGHLIMCGLGGIFIEVLKDVNTGLAPVSPEEAAWMIKNLKSYKIIQGVRGQEGVNEQIFRDIVVRLSALVTLAPEIFEMDLNPLLGKKDKVLAVDARIRIEK; this is translated from the coding sequence ATGATTAATCCTAAACTTATTCAACCATCCAGTATTGTAGTGGTTGGAGGAAGTGAGAATGTTGCAAGTCCCGGAGGTAAGGTATTAAAAAACCTGATTGACCATCATTTTCAGGGAGAATTGTACGTGGTCAATCCGAAGAATGATTTTGTACAGGGTATAAAGAGTTACCGAAGTGTGGAAGACCTGCCGCAGGTTGACCTGGCTGTTATAGCCATAGCTGCGAGGTTTGTAAAAGATACTGTAAAAGTCCTGGCCGAACAAAAGTCAACGGGAGGATTTATCATTCTTTCTGCAGGCTTTAGCGAGGAAAGTCATGAAGGCGCAATGCTTGAAAAAGAAATTGTGGAAATCATTGAGAAACATGGAGGCAGCCTTGTCGGACCGAACTGTGTGGGAATGTTTAACCAATACCATACTGCCATTTTTACCACTCCTATTCCTGAAATAGACCCGAAAGGAGTTGATTTTATCAGCGGATCAGGAGCAACTGCCGTATTTATTATGGAATCAGCCATCCCAAAGGGTTTGAAGTTTTCAAGTCTGTTTTCCGTAGGCAATTCAGCTCAGCTTGGTGTGGAAGATTTTCTTGAATTTCTGGACGAAAGCTTTGATCCGGTCAGTAGCTCAAAAGTGAAAATATTATATGTGGAAAGCATCAGCAAACCGCAGAAATTACTGAAGCATGCCGTATCGCTCATTCAGAAAGGATGCAGGATAGCTGCCATCAAGGCAGGTAGCTCAGAGGCAGGCAGTCGTGCAGCTTCTTCCCATACAGGGGCAATGGCCAGCCCGGATACGGCAGTGGATGCCCTGTTCCGTAAAGCAGGGATAGTAAGATGTTCCGGCAGGGATGAACTGGCCACCGTAGCCAGCATTTTTATGCACAAAGAGTTAAAAGGGAAAAACATTGCCATCATTACGCATGCAGGTGGTCCTGCCGTTATGCTGACAGATGCCCTGTCGAATGGCGGACTGAATATCCCTCGTATTGAAGGGCCGAAGGCTCAGGCACTTCTGGAAAAACTATTCCCCGGTTCTTCAGTGGCCAATCCGATTGATTTTCTGGCCACAGGAACGGCTGAACAATTAGGGCATATTATCGATGCCTGTGAGCATGATTTTGATCAAATTGATGCAATGGTGGTGATTTTCGGGAGTCCGGGTTTATTTCCTGTTTATGATGTTTACGATGTGTTGGATGAAAAAATGAAGAGCTGTAAAAAACCTATTTTCCCGGTTTTACCTTCTGTCATAAATGTGAAAGACGAAATTGCCCATTTTATTGCTAAAGGAAGAATAAATTTTCCTGATGAAGTGAATTTTGGAAATGCCTTGTGTAAAGTGGTCAATACACTGAAACCTTTCTCAAATGATTTCTTACCTGATAACATTGATATTCAGTCTATAAGAGAGATTATTTCCAGGGCGGGAAACGGTTATCTGGCTCCGGATCAGGTGCAAAAGCTGCTGGATGCCGCAGGCATACCCAGAGCAGGAGAATCTGTGGTTTCAACTGTGGAAGAAGCTGTAAAGGAAGCTGAAAAAACAGGATTTCCGATTGTCATGAAAGTAATAGGGCCGGTTCACAAATCTGATGTTGGCGGAGTAGTTTTGGGCGTAAAAGATACTGAAACCGTCAGGAAAGAGTTTGAGCGAATGATGAAAATACCTGAAACGACAGCCATACTGATACAACCCATGTTATCAGGAATTGAGCTGTTTGCAGGTGCCAAACGGGAAGATCAGTTTGGACATCTGATCATGTGTGGCTTAGGAGGAATTTTTATTGAAGTATTAAAAGACGTCAATACTGGTCTGGCACCCGTTTCTCCGGAAGAAGCAGCGTGGATGATAAAAAACCTAAAGAGCTATAAAATAATACAGGGTGTCAGAGGACAGGAAGGTGTTAATGAGCAGATTTTCAGGGATATAGTAGTTCGTCTGTCGGCTCTTGTTACGCTTGCTCCGGAGATATTTGAAATGGATTTAAATCCTTTACTGGGTAAAAAAGATAAAGTACTGGCTGTTGATGCCAGAATCAGGATTGAAAAATAA
- a CDS encoding DUF4301 family protein, which translates to MFNEKDIQQIRQHGLTPSEVTRQIEFFKNGMRFPEIEAAATPEKGIKCLNDNQIDEFVNLFDKERKNLKVVKFVPASGAATRMFKSLQAFRHLNLSPEEQKRKLSEETAFDSTGNFIRHIRNFAFYSDLKKVLENQGFNLESLIEEGNINLILDYLLEEKGLGYASKPKALIKFHDYGDFQRTALGEHLAESALYAVSGDGKCYLHFTVSAEHLQNIQQLVERVKPYYENYYHRKFEVAFSIQDPATDTIAVDMENKPFRDEEGNLVFRPGGHGALIKNLNKIRADLIFVKNIDNVVPDSLKPSTIRYKKLLAGHLLYLQEKIFSFLERLDHGDLTENFLKTVKRFMQKELMMTFPDYYSLKDMVEKAEFLFIKLNRPLRVCGMVKNVGEPGGGPFYVKNHEDEMIELQILESSQFDMTDPDHQRIFHAATHFNPVDMVLGVYDFRGRKFRLDDFVDPDTAFITIKSKDGRELKALELPGLWNGAMADWNTVFIEVPLNTFNPVKVVNDLLREQHQGR; encoded by the coding sequence ATGTTTAACGAAAAAGACATACAGCAGATCAGGCAACATGGACTGACACCTTCAGAAGTAACGAGACAGATAGAATTCTTTAAAAATGGAATGAGGTTCCCGGAAATTGAAGCTGCGGCAACTCCCGAAAAAGGGATTAAATGCCTGAACGATAATCAGATAGATGAATTTGTGAATCTTTTTGACAAGGAAAGGAAAAATCTGAAAGTGGTTAAGTTTGTTCCGGCATCGGGGGCTGCTACCAGAATGTTTAAATCATTGCAGGCTTTTCGTCATCTCAATCTTTCTCCTGAAGAACAAAAAAGGAAGTTGTCGGAAGAAACTGCTTTCGACTCCACTGGTAATTTTATACGCCATATCCGAAATTTTGCTTTTTATTCCGATTTAAAAAAAGTTCTTGAAAATCAAGGATTTAATCTTGAAAGCCTTATTGAGGAAGGGAATATCAACCTGATTCTTGACTATTTGCTTGAGGAAAAAGGGCTTGGTTATGCCAGCAAACCCAAGGCATTGATAAAATTTCATGATTACGGTGATTTTCAACGCACTGCATTGGGAGAACATCTGGCTGAATCCGCCCTGTATGCAGTGTCGGGAGATGGTAAATGTTATCTTCATTTTACCGTGTCGGCAGAGCACCTGCAAAACATTCAGCAACTGGTCGAAAGGGTAAAACCGTACTATGAAAACTATTATCACCGGAAATTTGAAGTAGCTTTCTCCATTCAGGACCCGGCCACCGATACCATAGCAGTGGATATGGAAAATAAACCTTTCCGCGATGAAGAGGGAAATCTCGTTTTCAGACCTGGCGGACATGGGGCTTTGATCAAAAACCTGAATAAAATCAGGGCTGATCTGATTTTTGTTAAAAACATTGACAACGTTGTTCCCGATAGTCTGAAACCATCAACCATCCGCTATAAGAAACTCCTTGCAGGCCATTTACTTTATTTGCAGGAAAAGATTTTCAGTTTTCTTGAAAGACTCGATCATGGCGACCTGACTGAAAATTTTCTGAAAACAGTCAAAAGATTCATGCAAAAGGAATTGATGATGACTTTTCCCGATTATTACAGTCTTAAGGATATGGTTGAAAAAGCAGAATTTTTATTCATCAAACTCAACAGGCCATTACGCGTGTGCGGGATGGTTAAAAATGTTGGTGAGCCGGGCGGAGGCCCGTTTTATGTAAAAAACCATGAGGATGAAATGATTGAACTTCAGATACTTGAATCATCACAGTTTGACATGACAGATCCGGATCATCAGCGTATTTTTCATGCTGCCACACATTTTAATCCGGTCGATATGGTTCTGGGTGTTTATGATTTCAGAGGCAGGAAATTCAGGCTGGATGATTTTGTCGATCCTGATACAGCTTTCATTACCATTAAATCAAAAGACGGCAGGGAACTGAAAGCACTCGAACTTCCGGGATTGTGGAATGGCGCCATGGCCGACTGGAATACAGTATTCATTGAGGTGCCTTTGAACACTTTTAATCCGGTGAAAGTCGTCAATGATTTACTTCGGGAACAACATCAGGGACGATGA
- a CDS encoding ComF family protein: MKNKAFFITNLLGFSFPELCPACRRGMSGHEKLLCSDCRTNLPLTNFHLMEENPLKKMFWGRVPLEFAMSYYYFSKQTRVQQLIHHIKYRGLKELAVEVGRMMGRAIQENEKFYNAVEVIIPVPLHPKKLRKRGFNQSECLGRGISELIKKPLSTQNLIRQIHNPTQTKKSRFQRWKNVSGIFELLNAEELNGKHVLLVDDVVTTGSTIEACYLALKKANDVRISLASIGFAHDA, from the coding sequence TTGAAAAATAAGGCATTTTTTATCACAAACCTTCTTGGCTTTAGCTTCCCTGAGCTATGCCCTGCCTGCCGTAGAGGAATGAGCGGACATGAAAAATTGTTATGTTCCGACTGCCGTACCAACCTGCCGCTGACCAACTTTCACCTGATGGAAGAAAATCCGCTGAAGAAAATGTTTTGGGGCAGAGTACCACTGGAATTTGCCATGAGTTATTATTATTTTTCAAAACAGACACGGGTTCAGCAGCTGATTCACCATATCAAGTACCGGGGATTAAAAGAGCTGGCTGTGGAAGTGGGACGTATGATGGGGCGTGCTATTCAGGAAAATGAAAAATTTTACAATGCTGTGGAGGTGATTATTCCCGTTCCTTTGCATCCTAAAAAGCTAAGAAAAAGAGGATTTAACCAAAGTGAATGCCTGGGCAGAGGAATCAGTGAACTGATTAAAAAACCTTTATCAACGCAAAACCTGATCCGACAGATACACAATCCGACACAAACAAAAAAAAGCAGGTTTCAGCGTTGGAAAAATGTTTCAGGAATTTTTGAATTGCTAAATGCTGAAGAATTAAACGGGAAACATGTTTTGCTGGTCGATGATGTGGTTACAACCGGTTCGACCATTGAGGCCTGTTATCTTGCCCTGAAAAAAGCTAATGATGTCAGAATAAGCCTTGCTTCAATCGGTTTTGCCCATGATGCCTGA
- a CDS encoding ATP-binding protein, producing the protein MLRQKSYIEELISQGEGQQLDFKFNISDSRKIARSISAFANAQGGTLLIGVKDNGAIAGIRSDEELFMLEAATEMYLKPTPEMEHEVWDIEKKTILEVKINEGGSKPYLAQDDNGKWLAYIRWNDQNILANRVLLKYWQRMSAPRGTFFRYTRKEKYLLDYLKENQSVTLSKAKNMLNIPLFITENIVVALLSLGILRFEIHEGKFLYFLNENQTDI; encoded by the coding sequence ATGCTCAGACAGAAAAGCTATATTGAGGAACTTATCAGTCAGGGGGAGGGACAACAGCTTGATTTTAAATTCAATATAAGTGATTCGAGAAAAATTGCCCGTTCAATATCTGCTTTTGCAAATGCACAGGGAGGTACACTTTTGATTGGGGTGAAAGACAATGGTGCCATTGCAGGCATCAGATCGGATGAAGAGTTGTTTATGCTTGAAGCTGCCACTGAAATGTACCTGAAGCCTACTCCCGAAATGGAACACGAAGTCTGGGATATTGAAAAAAAAACCATTCTGGAGGTAAAAATAAATGAAGGAGGAAGCAAGCCCTATCTGGCTCAGGACGATAACGGGAAATGGCTGGCCTATATCAGGTGGAACGATCAGAATATTCTCGCTAACAGGGTTTTACTGAAATATTGGCAGCGGATGTCAGCCCCTCGGGGTACTTTTTTCAGATATACCAGAAAAGAAAAATATTTGCTCGATTATCTCAAAGAAAATCAATCGGTTACTTTGTCAAAAGCCAAAAATATGCTCAATATTCCTTTGTTTATTACTGAAAATATTGTGGTGGCTTTACTTTCGCTGGGTATTCTGCGTTTTGAAATCCATGAAGGGAAATTCTTATATTTCCTGAACGAAAACCAAACTGACATTTAA
- a CDS encoding sodium:solute symporter: MAAKIIVVGLYVLVIIIVGLMGLRKTKSFSDFFLGGGKVGAVMSAFSYGAAYFSAVLFIGFAGKIGWSFGYSALWIAIFNALLGVLGVWAIVGWKIKKASMELGVTTLGEYLEKRYQHSFFKLLSSLVIFIFMIPYSAAVFMGLSYLFTVNFQIDYWQALTFMGVFTAFYLVLGGYKAGALMDMIFGMIMTLGVIILFVVTLQKGGGIANITEKLHAIDPKLTAVVGPPGWWPLLSLVLLTSLAPFAMPQLMQKFYAIKDRQAVRKGMFASTFFALLIGGVAYFVGSTTRVFMSPENNPTAFQDGKPIFDNLMPEMLTNVIPSSLAVVILLLILSASMSTLAALVLISSSTVVKDFYAGFINKAVSDKKLTTLMRIMSAVFVLLAVLLALVKFDVIVEILGISWGAIGSFFLGPFIWGLFLKKANFFSALAGGITGLLVCLVLYFMKFPSPEAGTLGMLISLTLVPVLSIFTKKHEVTHA; encoded by the coding sequence ATGGCAGCTAAAATCATTGTGGTAGGATTGTATGTCCTTGTTATCATCATTGTCGGGCTGATGGGCCTGCGTAAAACAAAATCATTTTCTGATTTTTTCCTTGGAGGTGGAAAAGTAGGTGCCGTCATGTCGGCATTTTCGTACGGGGCTGCTTACTTTTCAGCTGTTTTGTTTATTGGCTTTGCCGGAAAAATTGGCTGGAGTTTTGGCTATTCTGCTCTCTGGATCGCTATATTCAATGCTTTACTGGGTGTACTTGGCGTATGGGCTATTGTCGGCTGGAAGATAAAAAAGGCCTCCATGGAACTTGGGGTTACAACGTTGGGAGAATACCTTGAAAAACGTTACCAGCATTCGTTTTTTAAACTGCTTTCTTCTCTGGTCATATTTATTTTCATGATACCCTATTCAGCAGCTGTCTTTATGGGACTTTCCTATTTGTTTACAGTGAATTTTCAAATTGATTACTGGCAGGCCCTCACTTTTATGGGGGTTTTTACTGCCTTTTATCTGGTTTTAGGCGGCTACAAGGCAGGGGCACTGATGGATATGATTTTCGGTATGATCATGACCCTTGGAGTGATTATTCTTTTCGTAGTTACCCTTCAGAAAGGGGGTGGAATAGCTAACATTACAGAAAAGCTACATGCCATAGACCCCAAACTTACGGCTGTTGTAGGCCCTCCAGGCTGGTGGCCGCTGCTCAGCCTTGTTTTACTGACCAGCCTGGCACCTTTTGCCATGCCCCAGCTGATGCAGAAGTTTTATGCCATTAAAGACCGTCAGGCGGTCAGGAAAGGGATGTTTGCTTCTACCTTCTTTGCCCTGCTTATTGGCGGTGTAGCTTATTTTGTAGGCTCTACCACAAGAGTTTTTATGAGTCCTGAAAATAACCCCACTGCTTTTCAGGACGGAAAACCTATCTTTGACAACCTGATGCCCGAAATGCTGACCAATGTTATTCCGTCTTCTCTGGCTGTTGTCATCCTGCTGCTCATCCTTTCTGCTTCCATGTCAACACTGGCAGCACTGGTATTAATTTCAAGTTCTACAGTAGTCAAGGATTTTTATGCCGGATTTATCAATAAAGCTGTTTCTGATAAAAAACTGACCACTCTTATGCGAATCATGAGTGCTGTGTTTGTTTTACTTGCGGTATTGCTGGCGCTTGTTAAATTTGATGTAATTGTCGAAATACTTGGCATTTCATGGGGTGCCATCGGCAGTTTCTTCCTTGGGCCCTTTATCTGGGGTTTATTTTTGAAAAAAGCAAATTTCTTTTCTGCCCTGGCCGGAGGTATTACCGGTTTACTGGTATGCCTTGTTTTGTATTTTATGAAATTCCCTTCACCTGAAGCCGGAACGCTGGGGATGCTCATCTCTTTAACCCTGGTTCCTGTTCTCAGCATTTTTACTAAAAAACATGAAGTAACCCATGCGTAA
- a CDS encoding cob(I)yrinic acid a,c-diamide adenosyltransferase: MSISTKSGDKGQTGLWSGERVWKDDLRVEAYGTVDELNSFLGEAKHFTDDNQIFAQIEQIQNDLFRVAGQLASKDKLYVVPMKEEDTERLTEWVHDYEKRIKLSGFVIPGSTLSSAKLDICRTITRRAERIIISLKKNEDIPDHILQYMNRLSDLLFMMARSEEQKENKIQLKNWEK; the protein is encoded by the coding sequence ATGAGCATATCTACAAAATCGGGAGACAAAGGTCAGACCGGACTATGGAGTGGCGAGCGGGTATGGAAAGATGATTTGAGGGTAGAAGCTTATGGGACGGTGGATGAACTGAATTCTTTTCTGGGAGAGGCAAAACACTTTACGGATGATAATCAGATTTTTGCACAAATAGAACAAATTCAGAACGACCTTTTCAGGGTAGCCGGACAGCTTGCTTCAAAGGATAAACTGTATGTTGTTCCGATGAAAGAAGAAGATACCGAAAGACTGACGGAATGGGTTCACGATTATGAAAAACGAATTAAATTAAGCGGGTTTGTTATTCCGGGAAGCACCCTTTCCTCTGCAAAACTGGATATTTGCCGCACCATCACCCGCAGGGCAGAGAGAATAATAATTTCCCTAAAAAAAAATGAAGATATACCTGATCATATTCTGCAATACATGAACCGCCTGTCAGACTTACTGTTTATGATGGCAAGGAGTGAGGAACAGAAAGAAAACAAAATTCAGCTGAAAAACTGGGAAAAATGA
- the trxB gene encoding thioredoxin-disulfide reductase — MKKAKLVIIGSGPAGYTAAIYAARADLKPVMYTGMEIGGQLTTTTEVENFPGFPKGITGPELMEEMRQQAERFGTEINFGSVTKVDFSKRPFKLWVDESEEVEAEAVIIATGATAKYLGLPSEQRLRGNGVSGCATCDGFFYKGKVVAVVGGGDTAAEEATYLANLCSKVYMIVRRDELRASKAMQKRVFNTPNIEVLWNHETVEVLGDKFVTGVRLRNNKTGEEKNIEIDGFFLAIGHTPNTAVFKDFIEMDESGYIITKPGTTYTNVPGVFAAGDVQDKHYRQAVTSAGTGCMAALDAERWLGSQE; from the coding sequence ATGAAAAAAGCAAAATTAGTGATAATAGGTTCAGGACCTGCAGGTTATACAGCTGCAATTTATGCAGCCAGAGCCGATTTAAAACCGGTGATGTACACGGGGATGGAAATTGGCGGACAGCTGACCACCACTACTGAAGTTGAAAATTTCCCCGGCTTCCCGAAAGGGATAACAGGTCCCGAGCTGATGGAAGAAATGCGTCAGCAGGCCGAAAGGTTTGGAACAGAAATCAATTTTGGCTCTGTCACAAAGGTCGATTTTTCTAAAAGACCTTTTAAACTTTGGGTTGATGAAAGTGAAGAAGTTGAAGCTGAAGCAGTTATCATAGCCACAGGGGCAACGGCTAAATATCTTGGTCTTCCTTCGGAGCAACGCCTCAGAGGCAATGGCGTTTCGGGTTGTGCTACCTGTGACGGCTTTTTCTACAAAGGAAAAGTGGTGGCTGTGGTAGGTGGAGGCGATACCGCTGCCGAAGAAGCTACTTATCTGGCAAATCTGTGCTCAAAAGTCTATATGATTGTCAGACGTGACGAATTAAGGGCTTCCAAAGCCATGCAGAAAAGAGTTTTTAACACTCCTAACATTGAAGTACTCTGGAATCACGAAACAGTGGAGGTGCTGGGTGATAAGTTTGTTACAGGTGTCAGGTTGAGGAACAATAAGACAGGAGAAGAAAAAAATATCGAAATAGATGGTTTTTTCCTGGCCATTGGTCATACCCCCAATACGGCTGTTTTCAAAGATTTCATTGAAATGGATGAATCCGGCTATATCATTACAAAGCCGGGAACGACTTATACCAATGTGCCGGGCGTATTTGCCGCTGGTGATGTACAGGATAAACACTACCGTCAGGCAGTAACCAGTGCCGGAACCGGATGTATGGCGGCTCTGGATGCCGAAAGATGGCTGGGCAGTCAGGAATAG